From a single Azospirillum fermentarium genomic region:
- a CDS encoding ammonium transporter, translating to MNRLSLRAATAAAAVLGVAGLPAAALAQDAAAAAAPAAPALSSGDTAWVLVSTVLVLFMTIPGLALFYGGMVRKMNVLATVMQSFAITCLITILWFAVGYSIAFTEGTPYFGGLSKAFLAGIGKDSLSGTIPETVFVTFQMTFAIITPALITGAFADRMKFSAMLVFMGIWSVVIYAPITHWVWGPGGYLAGDGVLDYAGGTVVHINAGVAGLVAALILGKRKGYPNENFAPHNLVLSLIGASMLWVGWFGFNAGSALAADGRAGMAMLVTQIASATAAMGWLFAEWIVKGKPSVLGIISGAVAGLVAITPASGFVGPMGALVIGLVAGVFCFWSATSLKKMLGYDDSLDAFGVHGVGGIIGAVLTGVFAQQSIGGTAGLLEGNAGQVITQIYGIVATLVYSAVGSAIILKVIDLVIGLRVDEDVERDGLDLALHGETIH from the coding sequence ATGAACCGACTGTCCCTTCGCGCGGCCACGGCCGCGGCGGCTGTTCTGGGCGTGGCCGGTCTGCCTGCCGCTGCCCTGGCTCAGGACGCGGCGGCGGCCGCAGCGCCGGCGGCCCCGGCGCTGAGCAGCGGTGACACCGCGTGGGTACTGGTGTCCACGGTGCTGGTCCTGTTCATGACCATCCCCGGTCTGGCCCTGTTCTACGGCGGCATGGTCCGCAAGATGAACGTGCTGGCGACGGTGATGCAGAGCTTCGCCATCACCTGCCTGATCACCATCCTGTGGTTCGCCGTCGGCTACAGCATCGCCTTCACCGAAGGCACCCCGTACTTCGGCGGCCTGTCCAAGGCGTTCCTGGCCGGCATCGGCAAGGACAGCCTGTCGGGCACCATCCCGGAAACGGTGTTCGTCACCTTCCAGATGACGTTCGCCATCATCACCCCGGCGCTGATCACCGGTGCCTTCGCCGACCGTATGAAGTTCTCGGCCATGCTGGTGTTCATGGGCATCTGGTCGGTCGTGATCTATGCCCCGATCACCCACTGGGTCTGGGGTCCGGGCGGCTATCTGGCCGGTGACGGCGTGCTGGACTATGCCGGCGGCACCGTGGTGCACATCAACGCCGGTGTGGCCGGTCTGGTCGCGGCCCTGATCCTGGGCAAGCGCAAGGGCTATCCCAACGAGAACTTCGCCCCGCACAATCTGGTGCTGTCGCTGATCGGCGCCTCGATGCTGTGGGTTGGCTGGTTCGGCTTCAACGCCGGTTCGGCGCTCGCCGCCGACGGCCGTGCGGGCATGGCCATGCTGGTCACCCAGATCGCCTCCGCCACCGCCGCCATGGGCTGGCTGTTCGCCGAATGGATCGTCAAGGGCAAGCCCTCGGTCCTGGGCATCATCTCCGGCGCGGTCGCTGGTCTGGTCGCCATCACCCCGGCGTCGGGCTTCGTCGGCCCCATGGGTGCGCTGGTCATCGGTCTGGTCGCCGGCGTGTTCTGCTTCTGGTCGGCCACGTCGCTCAAGAAGATGCTGGGCTATGACGACAGCCTGGACGCCTTCGGCGTGCACGGCGTGGGCGGCATCATCGGCGCCGTTCTGACCGGTGTCTTCGCCCAGCAGTCCATCGGCGGCACCGCCGGTCTGCTGGAAGGCAACGCCGGCCAGGTCATCACCCAGATCTATGGCATCGTCGCCACCCTGGTCTATTCCGCCGTGGGCTCGGCCATCATCCTGAAGGTGATCGATCTGGTGATCGGCCTGCGTGTGGATGAGGACGTGGAACGCG